ACTCGGGATCTATATGGGCTTCTCAAGGAGTAATATTTTGAGCAAAAACAGGATTATCTCCAACTCGGAATATGGACTTTACATGTTGGAATCCGGAAACAGCTCGATTTATAATAATTATTTCAACAACACAAACAATACCTATCTTAGAGGCTTAAACATAGGTACGAACTTGAACACAACCCTGGTACGGTCAGAGAATATCCTCAATGGGGATTATCATGGGGGAAATTTCTGGGCTACACCAGAAGGAGATGGCTTTAGCCAGACTCACACTGACAAAGATGGCGATGGTATCTGTGATGTAGCTTATATTGTGGATAAAGAGTTCGTTGATTATCTGCCTCTTGCAGATCCTCGTACCATAAATCAGTCCTGAGAGCTGCAAAAGAGCATTTCCCTGACTGTTAGGAGACTAGCAGCAGGGATCTGCTGGCATGACCAGAGATCCGGGCTGCACAGCTTCTTAGAGGGATTTATAAGAAGCTGTACTTTTTTTACTCGAAAAATTGAAAAAGAATGAATAATCAATCATTAAAATGGATATAAATAAAAAGAATAACAGGTTACTTGAGAGCCAGTACTCACTAAAAATAACGCGGCTCCTTAAAAACGATCAACCACTGAAGCGATCCTTAATGAAAACGATCAATCACTTGAGGTTTTGTCTTTTGGGCTTTCCTCAAGGAACTTCTGAAGCCATACGATATCAAAATACGTTCCGAACTTCGTTCCTGCAGCTTTGAACCTGCCACACTCTACTTATTTCGAGATCCTTATTTATCACGATTTATATTTATAATTTATTATCAGTAAGATTATATTTATATACTTATATTGTATTATTCCCTGCATAAGTAATCCGATCCTATCAGTGTTTCAGGCAGGACTTTGATATTTAGGGGGTCTAAAAGTCCGAAAGCCAGAATGACCATTGAATTGTTGTGTCTCATTCAGGTAAGTGAGTACTGAAAATAAAAAACATAAGAGAAGATATTTCTCAATGTATTTCTATAGAAGTGAAAAATAGATGTTTCTTAAACAAGACAAAATTGTAGAAAAAATCCGTGAAATTCCTGTTACACTTGGAGATGTTTCCGAAAGCATCTTCGGAGGTGTAAACACAAAACACAGACTACTTCACAGGCTTGCCCTTCCTGAGGAAGGAGGTTCAGACTCGTTTTATCTTTGCGAGGGCATGTGTAAACCTGTATTTTTAGAGCCTGAACTTGTCTATCCGTATGTGTCAGAGGCTTTTTCCGAAAAATTCACATTTCATCCTTCACCTTACGGTTTTATGCTGCCTTATGAATTGTCTGAAGGGGGAAAAAAGAGAGAATACGCTGTAATTCCTCCTGAAGAGCTCAGGGCAAGGTTCCCTATGACTTACGGCAGAATTCTTGAGTTCAAAAGAGAATTCCGCCATGACAACTCGCCTCTTAAATCTTCAGACTATAGTATACGCGGTAGAAAGTTCATGGAGTATCTCAACACTCCTAAAATTATTGCTACTGAGGGTTATCATCTGCAGGCTGCATACGATGCTACCGGTAATCATGTGTTTGAGAACGGGTGCGGTATTGTCCTCAAGGACTCGAGTAAGTATGCTTATGTTACTGCGGTTCTTAACAGTTCTATTGCCAGACTCTTTCCTTCAGTCTGTAAGTCTGAAATGACATACTCAGAATATACTGCACCTGCAGTAATGAAACATTTCCCAATTGTGTTTCCTGATAACAGGTTAACCGAAGATCTCATAAACACTATCTCCAGTTACCTTTCATTCCTTAACAGGCAAAAGTGTGCAAGAGATTACTGGGTTCCGGACTGGCTTCGGGAACTTATAGATTTCTACGAGCAGGTCTCAAACCTTCTGGTGCTGGATACTTACTTCTTAAACAGCCTTGATCAAGGGCTTCTGAATGCTCTTGAGGAAAATATCCATCCTTATGCTGGAGATCTGAGTTCTGGAGAAAACGATCCTGAGGACAGTGATAGTCTCCTTAATGCGCTGTATTATATAAAACAGAAAATCCTTGAAGCTTCAAGTCCTGAAAAGTACAAGTTCAATATGGGACTGCCTGAAATTCTCAATTTCTATCAGAGTAGTGAAGAATTTTAAGGCATCCTTTTTATTCTTTACTAAATTTCAGGGGGTTTATCCATCATTATTTTACATTTAGATTTTTATCAAAAAGTTTATATATTTTGACCTCCCCACACCCAGGGGGTAAAAAGTACTCTCAGGGCAGAAAATTAGTTTTCCGGTAGATGACTGAACCTGTGTAAATAGTTTTGCTGCTTCAAGATGAGTTTCCAAACTCCATGCTGCAGAGTTCTGGCAGCAAATCAAGCGAGTTATTCCCTCCTTAATGTTAGAATATTCTTGAAAATTTCTGCTCTGAGAGAATTTTAAACTTCATGGAGTTGAGATCAGGGTTTCTATAACGCATGAAGAAGTCCAGAAGGCTGACAAAGAAGAAATGCTGATATAGAGGTTACAGTGCCAATTTCAGGAATCTTTGAAAAAGTCGGTAGTGAGGAGATCCAGGTATATGAGCTTCCCGGAGGAAAGATGACAAAAATCGTCCATAACGGTCCTTATGAGGAATGCAGTCAAAATTACGAAAAATTATTCTCCAGATCTGCAAAAACAGGAAGGGTAATTTCCGGACTTATTCTCGAAGTGTACTTCAACCATCCAAGAGAAGTTCAACCTGAAGAAATACTAACTGAAATCTATGCGCTCAGCGGCTAATCAGGGAAGCTCTTAAAATCTTCCCCTGGTATAATTTCATTCTTTTCTTTAAATCCGTACTCTTTAGTTTTCTATCCTTTCTCTTTATCAGGCGTATCAAGTCTGAGTTGTACCGTGAAATATCCCTCTATGAAATCTTCGGCTTTTGGTTCAGTTCCGAGGATGAGCTACCTACGAGTACTTCAATCATCAACTTGACTCTCCAAAAGTCTCAATTTCTTATGAAATTTGTACTTCTGAGGAAGGGATTTCTTGCAGTGCCTCCACATTCCCCGAGTTAAAAAGCTCTGTATACCTCCCAACTTAATGCAAAAACTTATATATCTTGGTCTTTGTAATTATTATAACATCTTATGTTTTTTAGCTCCGTTCGGATGATTCCCCCTATTCACAGAACGATTATTCATAAAAGGAAGGTAGTCCTATTTCCCTGCAAATTCATACCGCTGCATTTCCCTATATGGGAGCATTAATTTTTTCGGGGCTTATATCGGCCTTGCTTGCAATCAAAGCATACAAGTCCTTTAACTACCGCAGGATGTATTTTCCCAAGTATTTCATACTTATTATGTTAAGTATGTCTCTCTGGTCCTTGAATTATGCTTTTGAAGTTGGACTTATGGACATTGAGCTCAAATATCTCTTTGCCCGTTTTGAATATATTGGGGTTGCGTTTGCTCCTGTAGCGTGGTTTATGTTTGCAGCTGAGTATTCAGGGGTTGGTAAAGAATTCATTAGAAAGTATGAAAATGTTTTTCTCATGCTTCCTTTTCTCGCAATTTTCTCAATGCTTACAAATAGCTTTCATAGAATGCATTTTACAACATATTACCTGGATATCTCAGGAGGCTTCCCACTTCTAGTACTCGTACATGGGCCTTTCTTCTGGATATTTTACATCTATTCTCTCATTTTAATCCTATTTGGAGTTTTATTCTTCCTCAAGCAGTATGTCCATTTAACTACACCCTATAAGGCTCAGGCAGCAATTGCTCTCACGGCAGCCTTCATTCCAATTCTAGGGAACATTCTCCATATCGCAGACATAGGTCCTTTTGCATTCTTTGATCCTACTCCGTTTGCATTTACAGTCACGGGTTTGATTCTTTTTTGGGGCATTGTGCAGCATGAGTTCCTCAGTATTATCCCGATTGCGAGAGGAAGCGTAATTGAGTCTATGCGCGATGGATATATCGTGGTAGGCCTTAGGGATTCCATAGTAGATATCAATAAGGCTGCTCTTGAACTGGCAGGAAAAACAGAAAAAGAGGTTATCGGGAAAAACCTAAATGATCTTTTTGGGGATGAAGTGAAGATACCTCAGAGTGAAATGGGTACGGGCACCTTCAGCAGAGAAATTTCCCTGAAGAACGGGCTTGAAACAAAGTACTTTACTTTTAGTATCAGCCCTCTTATGACAAAAGATCATGAAGAGGGTAAGCTGATAATGATCCATGATATTACAGAAACTTACAAGTATCAGGAAGCTCTGAGACAGGCTAATAAAAAAATAAATCTTATGAGCAATATTACCAGACACGATATTCTCAATCAGGTGAATGTACTTTCTGGTTATACCGAACTGATTTCAGAAACTCTTCCTGAAGATGTCAGGAGTGATCCTCGAATTGGAAAGTATCTTCTAAATCTCAATAAAGGTATAGAGACAATTCACAGCCAGATTGTTTTCACCAAAGACTACCAAGAACTTGGAATAGTTTCCCCTACCTGGCAATCCATTAGTGATACGGCAAAAGAAGCAGCCTTCCCTTTCTCCGGTCAGAACATTAAATTTTCCATCGAGGAGAGCGGACTGGATGTATATGCCGATCCTCTACTTAAAAAAGCCTTTTACAACCTTTTTGATAATGCAAGGGCACATGGAGAACATGTAACCGAAATTATTGTTAGTTCTCGCAGGGTTGAAGATAGTCTTGTAATAGAAATAAAAGATAATGGCATAGGAGTTCCTCCTGAAATGAAAGAACTGATTTTTGAAAAATCCGTTGGGAAAAACACAGGGTTAGGACTTTTCCTTGTAAGAGGCATTCTTTCCATTACAGAGCTGGAAATAAGAGAAACCGGAATCGAGGGTAAAGGTGCTACATTTGAGATTACAGCACCTCCGGGTAACTGGCGCATTAATACTTCTCAGTAAAACTTACAACTTTAAGTGTTTGAAACTTCCTGAGGCCTGATCTCTTTTTTTCATTCTATTTTTATATAATTTTATATCTTCACTTTAATATATTATCAAATACATGATAATACTTCAAAAAGCATTCTTTCAGCTGATAAGTCCATTCTGGTGACAAAATGAATAAATTTACCCTAAGAGAGAGATTTGAGAAGGCACTCAAAGGAGTGGCATTAGATATCGTCCCTGTCTGTTCGGTAACCCAGACCGGCACTGTCGAACTTATGGAAATGACTGGGGCATACTGGCCCCAGGCAAATTACAATGCCGAAAAGATGGCTGCTCTCGCACTGGCAGGATATGAGATTGCGGGATTCGAGAATGTACGCTGTCCTTTCGACATTACCGTGCTTGCCGAAACGCTTGGCTGCACAGTAGATGAAGGAAGTATAGATATACAGCCCTATATAACGGATTTCCCCTGCAAAAAAAAGAAAGATGTAAGGGATATAACAGTTCCGGATTCACTCCTTGAGAGCAGACGAACCTCAGTAGTGCTGGATGCCGTTGAGATTCTGAACGAAAAAGTAGGGGAGACCGTACCTGTTGTTGCCGGAGTTGTGGGCCCTGCAGGACTTGCCTCCATGCTTGCAGGAATGGAAAATTACCTTATGTGGTTCGTGACAAACCCTGATGTAGTTGAGGAATTTATGGGAGTTCTTATTGATGCATGTATAGAGTACGCCAATGGTCTGCTCGAAAGAGGGGCTCATGCCATAACTCTTATAGATTCCGAGGCAGGACCTGATATTATTTCTCCTCAAATGTTTGAAACATCGGTCTTCCCTTTGTATAAAAAATTTTGTAGGGAAGTAAGAGGCTTTAAGGTTCTTCATATGTGCGGCGACGCTACTGCAGTGCTTGACCCGCTCGCAGATGCAGGCTTTGACGGAATAAGCATTGAAGAAAAAGTAGACGTCAGTTCCGCAAAGAGAATTACAGGTGACAGAGTACGCCTTATAGGAAATGTTTCCCCTTCTGATACTCTTCTGACAAAAGGGACTGAAGCAGTCCTCATTGAAGCTACTGCCTGCCTTGAGGACGGAATTGATATTCTTGCCCCGGGCTGCGGGCTTGCTCCCCATACTCCACTTGAGAACATAAAAACGCTTGTCAGAGCGAGAGATAACTACTTCTCACAGTGAGTTTTCGTTAAGAGCCTCCTGTTAAGTACTTTCAAAAGAGAGCTTTATCTCGCTTTCCTTTATATTTTCAGAACCCTTGAGGCTTATGAATGCTGCAGAAGCCAGTATAAATGCACAGCCTGCAAGTGTCTCGGAAGGCAATCCGATTCCCAGTACAGCAATATCAAAGAATACTCCGCTGACAGGTTCTACCAGAGCAAGAAGGCTGCCGGTCTGGGCTTTAAGATTAGCAAATCCCAGAATGGTAAATATCTCTCCAAGACCTATGGACACTATTCCAAAGGTTATAAGCACCTTCAGGTTACCGTAAAGTGCGTCAGGAGAAACCTCTAATGCAAAGGGGCTTAGAAGCAAAAGGGCGACCCCCATGGGCCAGAACATGATTGCAAGTTCAGGATATTCTGCTTTCAAGATTTTTACGTTCATGATTAATGCCGCAAAGATTACTCCTGAGAGCAACCCGGCTGCAATACCAAGCATATAGTCGCCTGTAAGTTCAATGCCCGAGAGGTTTTCCGGCTTTACTATAAGGAATACTCCCATAATTGCTATAAAGAGGGCAGATATACTTTCCTTCCTAATCTTCTCATTCAGGATAAGAGGAGAGGCAAGCATTACGTAGAAGGGGGCCGTGTACTGGAGCAGGATAGCAATAGAGACGCAGGTAATTTTCAGGCAGGTAAAATAGAGCAACATGCATGCGACTACAAGCACTCCTTGAAGGAGAAGGCTTCCCTTTCTTTTCTTTAATTTCAGATCTGAGGTTTTTCCCCTGGCAGTTATATATATACAAAGAAACAGAAGACCAAAAAATAGTCTGTAAAATATTATGGGAGCAATTGACATATCGTGAATGCGGTCAATGAAGAGCCCATTCATGCCGTAGAATATACAGCCTGCAATTACTGCGAGATGCGGCTTTTTGCCCTCCAGAAACATTCAACAGGGATACGCCTGTACCATTTATATACCTGCTGTAAATGTCATAGAATTAAGTTTGAAAATTCCTGGATCTTCAGTTTGGGAATAATTAATTATTAGCCCGTCGTTTTAAGGGCAGTTAGTTAGAGTTCAAATTTAGTTGTTGGAGTTAAAGCCTCTCAAGTTCAGCTTTACTTTTTGTCTCATCTGTCAGCTTTTTAACTAATTCATCTTCAAGCTCCTTGTTTACAAGAATAATGAATTCCACGGTGTCTGTATACATTTCCTTCCTAATAACTCCATATTTCTCGATCAGATTTCTTACTTTCTGGCTTTCCGCATATCCCAGACATACTCTTAATTTAACCTGCTCCAATACCTCGACAATTCCTGCCTCTTCAATAGCAGCAAGTGCTGTATCCCTGTATGCTCTTGAAAGTCCCCCAAAACCCAGTTTTATTCCCCCAAAATATCTGGTCACGACCACAACTGCATTCCGGATCTCCTTTGACTCCAGTATTTTAAAAATAGGTTT
This region of Methanosarcina flavescens genomic DNA includes:
- a CDS encoding GyrI-like domain-containing protein, which gives rise to MPISGIFEKVGSEEIQVYELPGGKMTKIVHNGPYEECSQNYEKLFSRSAKTGRVISGLILEVYFNHPREVQPEEILTEIYALSG
- a CDS encoding histidine kinase N-terminal 7TM domain-containing protein: MGALIFSGLISALLAIKAYKSFNYRRMYFPKYFILIMLSMSLWSLNYAFEVGLMDIELKYLFARFEYIGVAFAPVAWFMFAAEYSGVGKEFIRKYENVFLMLPFLAIFSMLTNSFHRMHFTTYYLDISGGFPLLVLVHGPFFWIFYIYSLILILFGVLFFLKQYVHLTTPYKAQAAIALTAAFIPILGNILHIADIGPFAFFDPTPFAFTVTGLILFWGIVQHEFLSIIPIARGSVIESMRDGYIVVGLRDSIVDINKAALELAGKTEKEVIGKNLNDLFGDEVKIPQSEMGTGTFSREISLKNGLETKYFTFSISPLMTKDHEEGKLIMIHDITETYKYQEALRQANKKINLMSNITRHDILNQVNVLSGYTELISETLPEDVRSDPRIGKYLLNLNKGIETIHSQIVFTKDYQELGIVSPTWQSISDTAKEAAFPFSGQNIKFSIEESGLDVYADPLLKKAFYNLFDNARAHGEHVTEIIVSSRRVEDSLVIEIKDNGIGVPPEMKELIFEKSVGKNTGLGLFLVRGILSITELEIRETGIEGKGATFEITAPPGNWRINTSQ
- the mtaA gene encoding methylcobamide:CoM methyltransferase MtaA → MNKFTLRERFEKALKGVALDIVPVCSVTQTGTVELMEMTGAYWPQANYNAEKMAALALAGYEIAGFENVRCPFDITVLAETLGCTVDEGSIDIQPYITDFPCKKKKDVRDITVPDSLLESRRTSVVLDAVEILNEKVGETVPVVAGVVGPAGLASMLAGMENYLMWFVTNPDVVEEFMGVLIDACIEYANGLLERGAHAITLIDSEAGPDIISPQMFETSVFPLYKKFCREVRGFKVLHMCGDATAVLDPLADAGFDGISIEEKVDVSSAKRITGDRVRLIGNVSPSDTLLTKGTEAVLIEATACLEDGIDILAPGCGLAPHTPLENIKTLVRARDNYFSQ
- a CDS encoding DMT family transporter — its product is MFLEGKKPHLAVIAGCIFYGMNGLFIDRIHDMSIAPIIFYRLFFGLLFLCIYITARGKTSDLKLKKRKGSLLLQGVLVVACMLLYFTCLKITCVSIAILLQYTAPFYVMLASPLILNEKIRKESISALFIAIMGVFLIVKPENLSGIELTGDYMLGIAAGLLSGVIFAALIMNVKILKAEYPELAIMFWPMGVALLLLSPFALEVSPDALYGNLKVLITFGIVSIGLGEIFTILGFANLKAQTGSLLALVEPVSGVFFDIAVLGIGLPSETLAGCAFILASAAFISLKGSENIKESEIKLSFEST
- a CDS encoding IMPACT family protein, coding for MKNHKTLKSCGKAQKEFKNSLFIGYARPVESEHEAKAFIKKIKELNRDANHNVSAYFVKEKSSFALKYDDDGEPAGSSGKPIFKILESKEIRNAVVVVTRYFGGIKLGFGGLSRAYRDTALAAIEEAGIVEVLEQVKLRVCLGYAESQKVRNLIEKYGVIRKEMYTDTVEFIILVNKELEDELVKKLTDETKSKAELERL